In the Clostridium beijerinckii genome, one interval contains:
- a CDS encoding Na+/H+ antiporter, translating into MDLLMTILLLMGCLLISNIISHYVPSIPTALTQIVLGVIIAFAFKHTSFELEEEWFFLLFVAPILYNDGKYFPREELWKMRRSIFGNSLILVLLTTIGGGYFIHWMIPGIPLAAAFALAAILSPTDPVAVNGIAKRIHIPEKVLNLVKGESLINDASGIVAFNYAITAVVTGYFSLKDAILNFSYLFLAGAVLGVIFALILTLIRFNLRKEGINDVVFHSLLQILAPFVIFIITEEFLHASGVIAVVVAGIVHSLISRRFETSIAEEQVLTENIWSIILFVLNGIVFLLLGLNIPLSMSETIADPNIGNLKAIGYVIAIGFVILAIRFIWSYISAFYEYLLSKSKNIEVPNVKIALLTSLTGVRGTVTMAGVLSMPFFLDNGDTFPERSLILFLTAGVILFTLICATIFLPFLCKGELEEDKQIGDKNLIEAKNKLLLAGIKAVESEINDENESVAYELIHEYKRISQNLRFEQTSSAVEKNFNHQEMVEIQLIALKAERKYINELMGKSEIDEQVFKALDKSLDYREEVFLRNPSQDTMFLVRKLTRATKIFYKKFKKRKEIKLNNLKLVKDIQLKSFQAAIEALEEYLRSHEGSNAAQDVILYYRTMINRFKGNVVKYNEESIKQKEELRIKAMDIERSAVRNMYESGEITREESNELRRYINYIESVILYKHAE; encoded by the coding sequence GTGGATTTACTAATGACGATATTATTGTTGATGGGATGTTTATTGATTTCAAATATTATTAGTCACTATGTTCCATCTATACCTACAGCTTTGACACAAATTGTTTTGGGTGTAATTATTGCATTTGCATTTAAACATACTTCTTTTGAATTAGAAGAAGAATGGTTTTTTCTCTTATTCGTAGCGCCGATTTTATATAATGATGGGAAATACTTTCCAAGAGAAGAGCTATGGAAAATGAGGCGTTCAATATTCGGAAATTCTTTAATATTAGTTTTATTAACAACTATAGGTGGAGGATATTTCATTCATTGGATGATACCAGGAATTCCTCTTGCAGCTGCCTTTGCATTAGCAGCTATTTTATCACCAACTGATCCAGTGGCTGTAAATGGTATAGCAAAGAGAATTCATATACCTGAAAAAGTACTAAATCTTGTTAAAGGAGAGTCTTTGATAAATGATGCATCAGGTATAGTAGCCTTTAATTACGCTATAACTGCTGTAGTAACAGGCTATTTCTCATTAAAAGATGCAATTTTAAATTTTTCATATTTATTTTTAGCAGGGGCAGTCTTAGGTGTGATTTTTGCCTTGATCTTGACATTAATAAGATTTAATTTGCGTAAAGAGGGAATAAATGATGTTGTCTTTCACTCCCTTCTGCAGATATTAGCTCCATTTGTAATATTTATAATCACTGAGGAATTTTTACACGCATCAGGAGTAATTGCTGTGGTGGTTGCAGGTATTGTTCATTCACTTATCAGCAGAAGATTTGAAACTAGCATAGCGGAAGAGCAGGTACTTACAGAAAATATATGGTCCATTATTTTATTTGTATTAAATGGAATTGTATTCTTATTATTAGGATTAAATATTCCCTTATCAATGAGTGAAACAATAGCTGATCCCAATATAGGAAATTTAAAGGCCATTGGATATGTTATTGCAATTGGATTTGTTATTTTGGCAATTCGTTTTATTTGGTCTTATATTTCAGCTTTCTATGAATATCTCCTAAGCAAAAGTAAAAATATAGAAGTGCCTAATGTAAAAATAGCGCTATTAACTAGTTTAACAGGTGTTAGAGGTACGGTTACAATGGCTGGAGTTCTATCAATGCCTTTTTTCTTGGATAACGGAGATACATTTCCAGAACGCTCACTGATACTTTTTTTAACTGCTGGCGTAATATTATTCACATTAATATGCGCAACAATATTTCTACCGTTTTTATGTAAAGGTGAATTAGAAGAAGACAAACAGATTGGGGATAAAAACCTAATTGAAGCCAAAAATAAACTTTTACTTGCTGGTATTAAAGCTGTTGAGTCAGAAATAAATGATGAAAATGAATCAGTAGCTTATGAATTAATTCATGAATATAAACGTATATCTCAAAATCTTAGATTTGAGCAAACCTCAAGCGCAGTCGAGAAAAATTTTAATCATCAAGAAATGGTTGAAATACAATTAATAGCATTAAAGGCAGAACGAAAATATATTAATGAATTAATGGGTAAAAGTGAGATTGATGAACAAGTATTTAAAGCACTTGATAAATCTTTAGATTATAGAGAAGAAGTCTTTCTAAGAAATCCTAGTCAAGATACTATGTTTCTTGTAAGAAAATTAACGAGAGCAACGAAGATTTTTTACAAAAAGTTCAAAAAGAGGAAAGAAATCAAGCTAAATAATTTGAAATTAGTAAAAGATATTCAATTAAAATCCTTTCAAGCTGCAATTGAAGCCTTAGAGGAATATCTAAGAAGTCATGAAGGATCAAACGCTGCACAAGACGTAATTCTATATTACAGAACCATGATTAATAGATTTAAAGGAAACGTAGTTAAATATAATGAGGAAAGCATAAAACAAAAGGAAGAACTAAGAATTAAAGCCATGGATATAGAGCGTTCAGCAGTTCGTAATATGTATGAATCAGGAGAAATTACTAGAGAAGAATCAAATGAATTAAGAAGGTATATAAATTATATTGAAAGTGTGATTTTGTATAAGCATGCAGAATAA